Below is a window of Christensenella minuta DNA.
CCGGGACAGGATGCGCCACCTGCAGGAGGTCCTCGGTTTCCCGCCCAGCGTAAACAAGCAAAAACCCACCAACGGGGAATTAATCGCCCTTATTGCCGATAAGATCCTCAGCGGGAATGATGAATAATTATGCATGGACAATGTTTCACGGAAATGTTTCACAAAATGAATAATTGTGGATAACGTGGATAAGTTTGTGGATAAGTCTGTCCTGAAATAGGCTTTTCCGGGCGAAAAGCGGAAAGACCGGTGGATAACGTGGATAAACAGCGGTGAATAATGCGTAAGCTTCATGAATAAAGCGAAAGGCCGGGGAGAACCGCCGCCTGGAAAAAAATAGATTTTTCATACGTTTTTGCTTTATGAATATGCGCCGCTTATACAAAATGGGAAGGCTTCGGAAAATATTTCCGAAGCCTTTATAGTATGTGCTTGACAATAGTGTGCGATATACAGTATAATACGGCCATAGTGTATGTCACACACTATTGGAGGAATACGCAATGGAAACACCGGAAGAAATCTTGAATGGGCTGTCGCAGGAACTGCGGCGGGGAACGATCGTTATGTGCGTTCTTTCACAGCTTATGCAGCCGCAGTATGGATATTCCCTGGTTCAGCGCCTGTGCGGGGCCGGGATGCCCACCGAGGCGGGCACGCTGTATCCGTTGCTGAGGCGGCTGGAAAAGCAGGGGCTTCTTACGAGCGAATGGGAAACGGAGGGTGCCAAGCCGCGAAAATATTATGCGGTTACGCCCGCCGGGCGGGAAGTATATGGGCGGCTGCGCATCCAGTGGCAGGAAATGACGGAAGCGATCGGGCGGATACTGGACGGAGGGAAAGAAAAATGACGACGCAGGAAATGATAGAACGTTATATCTATGAGGTGGTCCGCCGCCTGCCCGCGAAGCAGCGGGACGATACGGGCAGGGAGCTACGGAGCCTGATCGACGATATGCTGGAGGAACGCGGGAAAAACGGGAAAACGCGGCAGGAAAACGCGGCAGATGCCTTGCGTGAGCTTGGGGCGCCCTCCGTTCTCGCCGGGAAATACAGGGACGATAAAAAATACCTCATTGGTCCGGCCTATTTCGAGCAGTATTGGTTTGTGCTGAAAATTGTGCTGATTGCCGTCACGTTGGGAATGGTCGTCGCGGCGATCGTGCAGGGTGTGGTATGGGGATACGAAACGCCTGTAGCCGGATACATAGGAGATGTGGTCACGATGGTTGCATCTGGTATCGCAGGCGCAGCCGGCAATGTGATCCTTGGGCTCGTTCAGGGGTTTGCGTGGGTAACGATCATCTTTGCGGTCATCGAGCGCTGCTCCGTGAAGATTGATATCAGGGAAGCCACGGCGGGCGCGTGGAAGCCGGAAGACCTTGCGGATAAGCCGGTTCCGGCGGAAAAGGCGATGCTTAAAAAGGGAGATTCCATCGCTGGAATTGTGTTCACGGTGGCGGTGGTTATCCTGTTCAATTTTGTACCGTACCTAATGAGCATCTGGCTCACAGGGCCGGACGGCTCGCTGCACTTTGTGCCGCTGTTCAACCTCGGGGTGCTGAAAACCATGCTGCCGCTGTTCAACGTCTGCTTTGCGCTGGGAATTATCCGCGAGGCGCTGCGCGTTGCCGTGGGACGTCATACGCTGTGGCTTGGAATTGTGACCGTCATCCTCAATATGGCGGCGCTTGGACTCGCGTGCATCGTATTCTTTGATCCGCATATCTGGAATCCCGATCTGGTCAGCCAGGCGGCGGCAGTAAATGCGAATTTTGCGGAGGCGGCTCCGCAGCTTAATATGTTCTGGGGCTGCTTCACACAGTTCTTCGGCTGCATCCTGATTTTTGCGTTCGTGCTGGACAGCGCATTGTCCCTATACAAGGGGATCCGTTACGGAAAATAAGTTATAAAAGTAAAAAAGCCGTGCGCCGCACGGCTTTTTTGATCCGTTTACGAAAGCAGCTCCACAAAGCTGCGGATGTAATAATCCGCCGCCTCCGCAAGTCCGTCCTGTTCGCCGAAGGACCACGGCTCGTATACGCCGCAGGTGGTGAATCCCCCCGCTTTTGCGCCGAGAACGCCGGTGCGGATATCCTCGAATACCACACAATCCGCAGGGCTTACGCCAATGCGCTCCGCAGCCAAAAGGTATACGTCCGGAAACGCTTTGCTGCGTCCCGGTTCGTGGGACGAAACGAACGCATCAAAAAATTCGTAAATGCCGTTATGCCTGAGGACCGGTTCGTACAGGTCAGAAGTAAGCGCGGTCGCCACGCCCATCTTCACGCCGTCCTCCTTCAGCCGCCGCAGGTATTCGTCCGCGCCGTCCTTCAGCTTTACCTCATTTGCGTAAATGGCAAGCGCCATCTCGTTCCATTCGGCGATCAGCGCCTCCGGCTCGTCCCCAAGGCCAAGGGTGGAAATGGCGTAGCTGGCCGCGTCGTTTGAAAACATGGGCGTAATGGCCTCCACATATCCCACGGGCGCGGAAAGCTTTCGTTTCCTGAGGAATTCCCTGTTGACGTCCGTCCAGACATACATGGAATCGAGGAGCGTTCCGTCGAGATCGAAAATTGCGCCTTTAAATCCTGGAAGTCTCATGCCATCCTCCTGTTTACGTTTATGCCCGATATAAAAATGCAGTGGGAAGCCTTCCCACTGCATTTGGTATCACTGAGCTGCGGTTCAGCCCTTCGGGCCTGCATCCACAATGTGCTTGGGCATGTTCGGATACTTCTTTGAGAAGTTGTCCTCAAACATTTTTGCCAGCTTCTTCGCGGATTCGTCGTAAGCCGCTTTGTCTTCCCATGTGTCGCGCGGATTCATAATCTTATCCGGAACCTCCGGGCAGCTCTGCGGCACGTCCACATTAAACACCTCGTCATGCCTATATTCTGCATTTTCGAGCGTGCCGTTCAGCGCAGCGGTAATCATCGCACGCGTGAATTTCAGCTTCATGCGGCTGCCCACGCCGTAAGGGCCGCCGGACCAGCCGGTATTTACAAGATATACCTTCGTGTTGTATTTTGCGATCTTCTCACCCAGCATTTCTGCGTAAACGGAAGGATCCATCGGCATAAACGGAGCGCCGAAGCAGGTGGAGAATGTCGGCTGCGGCTCGGTGACGCCGCGTTCCGTGCCCGCCAGCTTGGACGTGAAGCCCGTTACAAAGTGGTACATCGCCGCGTTCTCATCAAGACGGCTGATGGGCGGAAGTACGCCGAACGCGTCCGCCGTCAGGAAGATGATGACCTTCGGAACGTCGCCGACGCCCGGGATCGCCGCGTTGGAGATGAAGTTTACCGGATAGCCCACACGGGTGTTTTCCGTGAGGCTGCCGTCGTTAAAATCGGGCGTGCGCGTTTCGGGGTCGAGAACCACGTTTTCCATCAGTGCGCCGAAACGGATCGCGTTATAGATTTCCGGCTCCCCCTCAGGATCGAGGTTGATGGTTTTTGCATAGCAGCCTCCTTCAAAGTTGAAGATGCCGTGTTCGGACCAGCCGTGCTCGTCGTCGCCGATCAGCTTGCGGTTCGGGTCGGCCGACAGCGTCGTCTTACCCGTACCGGAAAGGCCGAAGAATACCGCCGTGTCGCCCGTCTCGGGGTCCATGTTCGCCGAGCAGTGCATCGGCAGCACATTTTCCTTGGGCATCAGGAAGTTCATGACGGAAAATACGCTCTTTTTGATCTCGCCCGCATACTGGGAGCCTGCGATCACAACGAGCTTCGCCTCATAGTCGATCATGATGGCGGCTTCGCTGTTCACGCCGTCTTCCTCAGGAATGCACTTAAATCCGGGCGCGGCAATGATCGTAAAATCAGCGTCTCCATAGGAAGCGAGCTGTTCCTCCGTCGGACGGATCAGCAGCTGGTGAATGAACAGGTTCTCGCTGGCCAGCTCGTTTACGATGCGGAATTTTTTTGTGCACGCCGGGTCCGCGCCCGCAAATCCGTCAAAAATAAAGATCTCGCGGTTCTGCAGATAAGCGGCCAGCTTGTTTTTGATCGCATCAAATTTTTCTTTGGTGATCGGTACGTTTACGCTGCCCCAGGCGATATCGTCATGAACGCCGGGAGTGTCGACAATGAATTTGTCCTTGGGCGAACGTCCCGTATATTTTCCTGTCGTTACCGTAAGGGCGCCCTTGTCGCTCAATACGCCCTCGCCCCTTCTCAAGGCCGCTTCTACCAGCAAAGCGGGGGAAAGGTTGCGGTGAACTTCCGTGGGATTCAGGATTCCCAGTTTTTCCAGACCGTAAGTCTCCATCAGTGTACCTCCTAAAAATATGTTTTAAATAATAATTTTGTGCGATTTCCAAACCGTCCGCAGACGGTAAGGGATACAATTTGAACGTACCCCATATTATAAGTATTCTATAAATACCCCTTTAATCCTTCCTGAAAATAAAAAAAGTTGTGAAATTATTTACAATTTTTGAAAAATTGATTTTGCAATCTCGCAGAATTGACTGGCAGTAAGCTCTTGCGCCCTTGCATTGGGGTCGATTTTGCAGGATTTCAAAATTAATTTTGCGTCTTCGCCGGCAAGTGCTTTGAGGTTGTTGCAGATGGTCTTCCTGCGCATGGAAAAGGCCGCGCGCACTACCGCCGTATAGCCGTCCCGCGGGACATCGCATGTGGGGTGAGAAAGCTCCATGCGGATAATTGCGGAATCCACATCGGGGGCGGGGTAAAAGCAGCTGCGCGATACGGTGAATACCGTCTCGGGCTGCGCGAAATACAGGCAGGACGCGGTGAGCGCACCGTAATCGGTGTCTCCCGGCCGCGCGGAGAGGCGCCCCGCGACTTCCTTTTGCACCATTGCCGTCAAAGAACGTACGGGCGCGCCGCTCTCCAGTACCTGCATGAGGATCCTGCTCGTGATGTAGTAAGGCAGGTTGCCGCATACGTGGAAAGGCCCGCCGCCAAAATGCTCCGCACACAGGCCCTTAAGGTCGTATTTCAGGATATCGCCCTCGAGGACCGTAACGTTTGTAAGCCCGGCGAGCGTTTCTTTGTGCAGGGCCAGCAGCCCGCGGTCGATCTCCACGGAGACCACCTTTTTCGCGCGTGCGCCAAGCGCGCGTGTGAGCGCGCCGAGGCCGGTGCCGATTTCGAGGACAAAATCCCCGGGGGCAAGATGCATACAGTCCGCGATTTTCTGCACGACGTTTTCGTCGCACAGAAAATTCTGGCCGAATTTTTTCAGCGGGGAAAGTCCGTTTTCCGCAAGCAGCCGCGTGATCTCGCGCGGGGATGTGATATTCATAAAGAGCTACCTCATGCCGTGCCTTCCCTGCCGGGAAGGGAGAGCCTCCGGCCCTCAGACAGTACCGGAGGAAAAAGATAAAAAAGCGGCGGGCAGGTGCCCGCCGCCGTGAAATCCTGTTAGCCGATCACATAAACCGTGACGTTCTTTTTTCGCCCGAAGCTGTTGCACACGTCGTCGTTTTCCTGTTCGCCCATGTAAATATCGATTACATTGCCGCCCATGCCGCCGCGGTCCTCCACGATATATTCGCCGTAACCTTCGATATAGATGCGCGTTCCAAGGGGAAGCGAATTGCACGCAACCGTCCTGCCCGCCGCCGGATAGGTGCCGGAAGAGGTCTTGCTGCCGCTGTTACAGTACGAGCAATATGCGGTCAGCTGCATCTTCATGCCCTTGCTGCCATCGAGGTCGGCGTCGCTTGAGCCGCCGCCGGACGAGGACGACGAACTGCTGCCCTTCGACGAGCTGCCGGATGACGAGGATGAGGATGACGAGCTTTTTGGGGTCGTCGTTTTCTTCGTGGTCTCCTTGGGTTTTTCAGGCTCGACATACGTGCCGATTGCCATCACCTGGTCTACGGGCTGCTGCACCACGTCTTCAGAAATGGAATCCTGAGAGATCAGTACACCGTTCTTGTAGACCTGCTTATAGGTGATGCGAAGAACGCCTTCCTGTCCCTCCTGGACAACCTCGTGCTTGCCCTTGGCAAGGTTCGGGTCTTCCTTCGTGGTGTTATCAAAGGGGATCGCCTGATCCTCCGTTGTTTC
It encodes the following:
- a CDS encoding PadR family transcriptional regulator, with protein sequence METPEEILNGLSQELRRGTIVMCVLSQLMQPQYGYSLVQRLCGAGMPTEAGTLYPLLRRLEKQGLLTSEWETEGAKPRKYYAVTPAGREVYGRLRIQWQEMTEAIGRILDGGKEK
- a CDS encoding HAAS signaling domain-containing protein: MTTQEMIERYIYEVVRRLPAKQRDDTGRELRSLIDDMLEERGKNGKTRQENAADALRELGAPSVLAGKYRDDKKYLIGPAYFEQYWFVLKIVLIAVTLGMVVAAIVQGVVWGYETPVAGYIGDVVTMVASGIAGAAGNVILGLVQGFAWVTIIFAVIERCSVKIDIREATAGAWKPEDLADKPVPAEKAMLKKGDSIAGIVFTVAVVILFNFVPYLMSIWLTGPDGSLHFVPLFNLGVLKTMLPLFNVCFALGIIREALRVAVGRHTLWLGIVTVILNMAALGLACIVFFDPHIWNPDLVSQAAAVNANFAEAAPQLNMFWGCFTQFFGCILIFAFVLDSALSLYKGIRYGK
- a CDS encoding HAD family hydrolase — encoded protein: MRLPGFKGAIFDLDGTLLDSMYVWTDVNREFLRKRKLSAPVGYVEAITPMFSNDAASYAISTLGLGDEPEALIAEWNEMALAIYANEVKLKDGADEYLRRLKEDGVKMGVATALTSDLYEPVLRHNGIYEFFDAFVSSHEPGRSKAFPDVYLLAAERIGVSPADCVVFEDIRTGVLGAKAGGFTTCGVYEPWSFGEQDGLAEAADYYIRSFVELLS
- the pckA gene encoding phosphoenolpyruvate carboxykinase (ATP) encodes the protein METYGLEKLGILNPTEVHRNLSPALLVEAALRRGEGVLSDKGALTVTTGKYTGRSPKDKFIVDTPGVHDDIAWGSVNVPITKEKFDAIKNKLAAYLQNREIFIFDGFAGADPACTKKFRIVNELASENLFIHQLLIRPTEEQLASYGDADFTIIAAPGFKCIPEEDGVNSEAAIMIDYEAKLVVIAGSQYAGEIKKSVFSVMNFLMPKENVLPMHCSANMDPETGDTAVFFGLSGTGKTTLSADPNRKLIGDDEHGWSEHGIFNFEGGCYAKTINLDPEGEPEIYNAIRFGALMENVVLDPETRTPDFNDGSLTENTRVGYPVNFISNAAIPGVGDVPKVIIFLTADAFGVLPPISRLDENAAMYHFVTGFTSKLAGTERGVTEPQPTFSTCFGAPFMPMDPSVYAEMLGEKIAKYNTKVYLVNTGWSGGPYGVGSRMKLKFTRAMITAALNGTLENAEYRHDEVFNVDVPQSCPEVPDKIMNPRDTWEDKAAYDESAKKLAKMFEDNFSKKYPNMPKHIVDAGPKG
- the rsmA gene encoding 16S rRNA (adenine(1518)-N(6)/adenine(1519)-N(6))-dimethyltransferase RsmA; translated protein: MNITSPREITRLLAENGLSPLKKFGQNFLCDENVVQKIADCMHLAPGDFVLEIGTGLGALTRALGARAKKVVSVEIDRGLLALHKETLAGLTNVTVLEGDILKYDLKGLCAEHFGGGPFHVCGNLPYYITSRILMQVLESGAPVRSLTAMVQKEVAGRLSARPGDTDYGALTASCLYFAQPETVFTVSRSCFYPAPDVDSAIIRMELSHPTCDVPRDGYTAVVRAAFSMRRKTICNNLKALAGEDAKLILKSCKIDPNARAQELTASQFCEIAKSIFQKL